Proteins encoded by one window of Cloeon dipterum chromosome 4, ieCloDipt1.1, whole genome shotgun sequence:
- the obst-B gene encoding protein obstructor-E: protein MAAPRLFLLLCLLVAFAAALPQRKNQPGSRSKAPPPKAQQEDDEQFSDECPEPNGYFADAEQCDKYYACTEGVIEERLCPDGMVFNDFSSQHEKCDLPFGIDCSQRPKLQTPQPSTHCPRKHGYFAHADPKICDKFYYCVDGMFNAITCPDGLVYSAKTGICTWPDEAQKKHCSSEDVFNFSCPKTNQTGMAIHPRYADPEDCQFFYVCINGETPRRNGCMLGKVFNDATKSCDSVKNVPECKDWYKGVLTDAELERLDKPKPKPKTPSESATTAPHRSRRPSQKAKPAVSQEEDEA, encoded by the exons ATGGCTGCACCTAGATTGTTTTTGCTCT TATGCCTTTTGGTGGCTTTTGCGGCGGCCCTGCCCCAGAGAAAGAACCAGCCAGGATCAAGGTCGAAGGCACCTCCGCCCAAGGCGCAGCAGGAGGACGATGAACAGTTTTCGGACGAGTGTCCCGAGCCGAACGGCTATTTCGCCGATGCTGAACAGTGCGACAAGTACTACGCGTGCACGGAGGGTGTGATCGAAGAGCGTCTCTGCCCTGACGGCATGGTCTTCAACGACTTCAGCTCGCAGCACGAAAAGTGCGATCTTCCCTTCGGAATCGACTGCTCCCAGAGGCCCAAATTGC agaCTCCTCAGCCGAGCACCCACTGTCCCCGCAAACACGGATACTTTGCCCACGCAGACCCCAAAATTTGCGACAAGTTCTACTACTGCGTCGACGGCATGTTCAACGCAATCACCTGCCCTGATGGTCTTGTCTACAGCGCCAAGACCGGCATCTGCACCTGGCCCGATGAGGCTCAGAAGAAGCACTGCTCCTCTGAAG ATGTGTTCAATTTCTCGTGCCCCAAAACGAACCAGACTGGAATGGCGATTCACCCCAGGTACGCTGACCCTGAAGACTGCCAGTTTTTCTACGTGTGCATCAACGGAGAAACTCCACGCAGGAACGGCTGCATGCTAGGAAAGGTCTTCAATGACGCCACCAAGTCTTGCGACTCGGTCAAGAATGTTCCTGAatg CAAGGACTGGTACAAGGGCGTCCTGACCGATGCGGAGTTGGAGCGTCTCGACAAGCCCAAACCCAAGCCCAAGACCCCAAGCGAGTCAGCCACCACCGCCCCACACAGGAGCAGACGTCCTTCCCAGAAGGCCAAGCCTGCGGTTAGCCAAGAGGAGGACGAGGCTTGA
- the obst-A gene encoding protein obstructor-E isoform X2, with amino-acid sequence MAKCLLLVASLVAASCAADFRCPDKKYAQYEDERQCDKYYECEDGVATEKLCPDGLVFDVTIRKLNKCDLPFTIDCGDRTELQPARGNEKCPRRNGYFAHPDASVCNIYYNCIDGDPIESHCSSGLIFDEYNGVCAWPKAEDKATCGKKAILQDGFSCPKEEQLDANGRAADHPKYAHPEDCQKFYVCLNGETPREQGCSLGEVYNEEKQLCDDPENVPGCEDWYKDRPEVANLKKGGNNEQFVSGSPKRKN; translated from the exons ATGGCAAAGTGTCTGCTCCTCGTGGCCTCGCTCGTCGCTGCCTCAT GTGCGGCCGACTTCAGGTGTCCTGACAAGAAATACGCTCAGTACGAAGACGAAAGGCAGTGCGACAAATATTACGAATGCGAAGATGGAGTCGCCACAGAAAAACTCTGCCCTGACGGCTTGGTATTCGACGTCACCATCAGGAAGCTGAACAAGTGCGACCTGCCCTTCACAATTGACTGCGGAGACAGGACCGAGCTGC AGCCTGCTCGTGGCAATGAAAAGTGCCCCCGCCGCAACGGCTACTTCGCCCACCCTGACGCGTCTGTCTGCAACATTTACTACAACTGCATCGATGGAGACCCTATTGAGAGCCACTGCTCGTCCGGTCTCATTTTCGACGAGTACAACGGTGTCTGCGCTTGGCCCAAGGCTGAGGACAAGGCCACCTGCGGCAAGAAAGCCA tCCTTCAGGATGGATTCTCCTGCCCCAAGGAGGAGCAGTTGGACGCCAACGGCCGCGCTGCTGACCACCCCAAGTACGCCCACCCCGAGGACTGCCAGAAGTTCTACGTGTGCCTGAACGGAGAAACCCCTCGCGAGCAGGGATGCTCCCTGGGAGAGGTCTACAACGAGGAGAAGCAACTTTGCGACGATCCCGAGAACGTTCCCGGATG TGAGGATTGGTATAAGGACCGCCCTGAGGTGGCCAACCTCAAGAAGGGAGGCAATAACGAGCAGTTCGTCAGTGGAAGCCCCAAGAGGAAGAATTAA
- the obst-A gene encoding protein obstructor-E isoform X1, producing the protein MAKCLLLVASLVAASCAADFRCPDKKYAQYEDERQCDKYYECEDGVATEKLCPDGLVFDVTIRKLNKCDLPFTIDCGDRTELQPARGNEKCPRRNGYFAHPDASVCNIYYNCIDGDPIESHCSSGLIFDEYNGVCAWPKAEDKATCGKKAILQDGFSCPKEEQLDANGRAADHPKYAHPEDCQKFYVCLNGETPREQGCSLGEVYNEEKQLCDDPENVPGCEDWYKDHPKFKDLYDDEDGDGKKDFGKLKKFRNSY; encoded by the exons ATGGCAAAGTGTCTGCTCCTCGTGGCCTCGCTCGTCGCTGCCTCAT GTGCGGCCGACTTCAGGTGTCCTGACAAGAAATACGCTCAGTACGAAGACGAAAGGCAGTGCGACAAATATTACGAATGCGAAGATGGAGTCGCCACAGAAAAACTCTGCCCTGACGGCTTGGTATTCGACGTCACCATCAGGAAGCTGAACAAGTGCGACCTGCCCTTCACAATTGACTGCGGAGACAGGACCGAGCTGC AGCCTGCTCGTGGCAATGAAAAGTGCCCCCGCCGCAACGGCTACTTCGCCCACCCTGACGCGTCTGTCTGCAACATTTACTACAACTGCATCGATGGAGACCCTATTGAGAGCCACTGCTCGTCCGGTCTCATTTTCGACGAGTACAACGGTGTCTGCGCTTGGCCCAAGGCTGAGGACAAGGCCACCTGCGGCAAGAAAGCCA tCCTTCAGGATGGATTCTCCTGCCCCAAGGAGGAGCAGTTGGACGCCAACGGCCGCGCTGCTGACCACCCCAAGTACGCCCACCCCGAGGACTGCCAGAAGTTCTACGTGTGCCTGAACGGAGAAACCCCTCGCGAGCAGGGATGCTCCCTGGGAGAGGTCTACAACGAGGAGAAGCAACTTTGCGACGATCCCGAGAACGTTCCCGGATG cgaGGACTGGTACAAAGATCACCCGAAATTCAAGGACTTGTATGACGATGAAGATGGTGACGGCAAGAAGGACTTCGGAAAGCTCAAAAAGTTCAGGAATAGCtactga
- the Peritrophin-A gene encoding protein obstructor-E yields the protein MAIHVVLATLLAATSVLGAPTADCPEPYGVQTYAHPEYCDHFFKCTNGTLTLEQCENGLLYDGKGNVHEHCNYHWAVECGTRKAELVPINAPGCEFAFGIYPNAPCSTTYNKCAFGVPHEAHCEAGLAYDDRTHSCNWPDLLLDVCNPEAVVGFKCPEKVDPKSVSAKFNPYPRFNIGECGRLVTCVNGYPRIVSCGEGKVVNDESLTCDEPEYSARCANYFH from the exons ATGGCGATCCACGTCGTGCTGGCCACGCTCCTCGCTGCCACCTCCG ttCTCGGAGCCCCCACGGCCGACTGCCCAGAGCCCTACGGCGTGCAGACCTACGCCCACCCTGAGTACTGCGACCACTTCTTCAAGTGCACCAATGGCACCCTGACCCTCGAGCAGTGCGAAAATGGACTCCTGTACGACGGAAAGGGCAATGTTCACGAGCACTGCAACTACCACTGGGCCGTTGAATGTGGCACCAGGAAGGCTGAAT TGGTTCCCATCAACGCTCCCGGCTGCGAGTTCGCTTTCGGAATCTACCCCAACGCTCCCTGCAGTACCACATACAACAAGTGCGCGTTCGGTGTTCCCCATGAAGCCCACTGCGAGGCTGGCCTCGCTTACGACGACAGGACTCACTCCTGCAACTGGCCCGATCTGCTTCTTGATGTTTGCAACCCCGAAG CTGTTGTTGGATTCAAGTGCCCTGAGAAGGTCGACCCTAAATCTGTTTCTGCCAAATTCAACCCCTACCCCCGTTTCAACATTGGCGAGTGCGGCCGTCTCGTGACCTGCGTCAACGGATACCCCAGAATTGTTTCTTGCGGAGAAGGAAAGGTGGTCAACGACGAGTCTCTCACTTGTGATGAACCCGAGTATTCTGCCAGATG TGCCAACTACTTCCACTAA
- the Pbgs gene encoding delta-aminolevulinic acid dehydratase codes for MEHRPSAKNVLHSGYHHPVLRTWQCPNTTVRPENLMFPIFIIDGDDDVQEITSMPGNYRYGVNKLKEALQPIVDDGLKSVLLFGVAQNLAKDGLATHADSSDNPVMRVIPKLREWFPDLLIACDVCLCAYTDHGHCGILGADGYLDNQASIERIARQAVNYAKAGAHIVAPSDMMDGRIGAIKEGLTKAGLGSRVSVLSYAAKFASVMYGPFRDAAKSAPGKGDRKGYQLPPGSAGLAARATLRDVEEGCDMLMVKPGLPYLDIMRQTKDKHPEYPLFVYQVSGEFAMIIHAANNGVFQLRPAVEETLLSMRRAGADVIISYFTPQVLKWIKEA; via the exons ATGGAACACAGACCTTCGGCTAAAAATGTTCTGCACAGTGGATACCACCATCCTGTGCTGCGGACATGGCAGTGTCCCAACACGACCGTCCGGCCGGAGAACCTGATGTTCCCGATTTTTATCAT CGATGGAGATGATGACGTGCAGGAAATCACCAGCATGCCCGGAAATTATCGGTACGGAGTCAATAAGCTGAAGGAGGCCCTCCAGCCCATCGTGGACGACGGCTTGAAATCCGTTCTTCTTTTCGGCGTGGCTCAGAATCTTGCCAAA gatGGTTTAGCAACCCATGCCGACTCCAGTGACAATCCAGTCATGAGGGTCATCCCAAAGTTGAGGGAATGGTTTCCCGACCTTCTTATCGCATGTGAT GTATGCTTGTGCGCTTACACAGATCACGGACATTGTGGAATCCTCGGTGCGGATGGTTATCTGGACAACCAAGCCAGCATCGAGCGAATCGCCCGTCAAGCTGTAAACTACGCCAAGGCTGGTGCCCACATTGTCGCCCCCTCGGACATGATGGACGGACGA ATCGGGGCTATTAAGGAGGGTTTGACAAAGGCTGGTCTCGGATCCAGGGTGTCTGTCTTGTCCTACGCTGCCAAGTTCGCCTCCGTGATGTATGGACCCTTCAGAGATGCAGCAAAATCAGCGCCTGGCAAGGGCGACAGGAAAGGCTATCAGCTGCCCCCTGGAAGTGCAGGCTTGGCTGCCAGAGCAACA CTCCGAGATGTGGAGGAAGGCTGCGACATGCTGATGGTGAAACCTGGCTTGCCTTACTTGGACATTATGAGGCAGACTAAGGATAAGCACCCGGAATATCCCCTCTTTGTTTACCAG GTATCAGGCGAGTTTGCAATGATCATTCACGCGGCCAACAACGGTGTTTTTCAACTGCGGCCAGCTGTCGAGGAGACTTTGCTGTCGATGAGGCGTGCTG gtGCTGACGTGATAATTTCTTACTTCACGCCTCAAGTACTGAAATGGATCAAAGaagcttaa
- the SPR gene encoding sex peptide receptor — translation MDLSAEEVFMGGSNDSELDDNYTVRHLNVTEELPIKYAQPLYGYVMPFLLVVTIIANTLIVVVLSKRHMRTPTNVVLMAMALSDMFTLLFPAPWLFYMYTFGNHYKPLSPPSACYAWYAMNEVIPALFHTASIWFTLALAVQRYIYVCHAPVARTWCTMSRVKKCIGWITVLAILSQATRFADRNYVSVDFKWRGETVQGCSMEYSYLVTHIIPIDTYYVTYFGFRVIFVHMLPCISLVLLNVLLFRAMRVAQQKRERLFKENRKSECKRLRDSNCTTLMLIVVVTVFLLVEIPLAVVTVLHIVSSGVTEILNYEVVNGLILFINFFIIVSYPINFAIYCGMSRQFRETFKELFIRGTGSSAIGGTTAAERTNTGIAASRRGGSRKNGSTSKYSLVNGPKTACTNETVL, via the exons ATGGACCTCTCGGCAGAGGAAGTTTTCATGGGGGGCTCAAACGACAGCGAGCTGGATGACAACTACACCGTGCGGCACCTGAACGTGACCGAGGAGCTGCCGATCAAGTACGCGCAGCCCCTGTACGGCTACGTGATGCCCTTCCTGCTGGTCGTCACCATCATCGCCAACACGCTGATCGTGGTGGTGCTGTCCAAGCGCCACATGCGCACCCCCACCAACGTGGTGCTCATGGCCATGGCGCTGTCCGACATGTTCACCCTGCTCTTCCCGGCACCCTGGCTCTTCTACATGTACACCTTTGGCAATCATTACAAACCGCTCTCGCCACCCTCTGCTTGTTACGCTTG GTACGCGATGAACGAGGTGATACCTGCGCTGTTCCACACGGCGTCGATTTGGTTCACGCTGGCGCTGGCCGTGCAGCGCTACATCTACGTGTGCCACGCGCCGGTTGCGCGCACGTGGTGCACCATGTCACGGGTGAAGAAGTGCATCGGCTGGATCACGGTGCTGGCCATCCTGAGCCAGGCGACGCGCTTCGCTGACAGAAACTACGTGTCCGTCGACTTCAAGTGGCGCGGCGAGACGGTCCAGGGATGCAGCATGGAGTACTCCTACCTCGTCACTCACATCATACCCATCGACACCTACTATGTTACCTACTTTGGTTTCAG GGTGATATTCGTGCACATGCTGCCGTGCATTTCGCTGGTGCTGCTGAACGTGCTGCTGTTCCGGGCGATGCGCGTGGCGCAGCAGAAGCGCGAGCGGCTGTTCAAGGAGAACCGCAAGAGCGAGTGCAAGCGGCTGCGGGACTCGAACTGCACCACCCTGATGCTGATCGTGGTGGTGACCGTGTTCCTGCTGGTCGAGATCCCGCTGGCCGTGGTCACGGTGCTGCACATCGTGTCGTCGGGCGTGACCGAGATCCTCAACTACGAGGTGGTCAACGGCCTCATCCTGTTCATCAACTTCTTCATCATCGTGTCGTACCCGATCAACTTCGCCATCTACTGCGGCATGTCACGCCAGTTCCGCGAGACCTTCAAGGAGCTGTTCATCAGGGGCACCGGGTCGTCGGCCATCGGCGgcaccaccgccgccgagAGGACCAACACCGGCATCGCGGCTAGCCGGAGGGGCGGCTCCAGAAAAAACGGCAGCACTTCCAAGTACTCGCTCGTCAACGGGCCTAAGACTGCGTGCACCAACGAAACCGTCTTGTAA